The DNA region CTTGCAGGATGAGTCTGAAGATGACCTGAGGTTTGTTTCTGCTTGTTGCTGCAGGCTGCCTATTCCCCGACCCGGAGAGGTTCTGGGGCTGGTGGGGACCAACGGTATCGGGAAGTCCACGGCCCTGAAGATCCTGGCTGGGAAACAGAAACCCAACCTGGGGAAGTTTGATGTGAGTGTCGGAGCCGATGGTTtccacatttgtttcttttctccgTCTCCTCTTTAACATTTTgagcagcaacattttttgtcCAGTGTGACAGACATGTAGAAATGTTATGATATCTTTAAAAAAGTAAGTTTATTACCTCTGTTGGCAATATATTGGCAGCTTTAACTACCATATTTTCCAGACTGAgtcacataaattaaaaaatttctcatgaagaggaaaaaagcatgtatgaaaaaaactgtgacttctagtccagaaaatacggtatttggtttcagtttgtttatgatAAGAATGAGGGTGGAGGAGCTTTTGTTAGCTAAAGATAAGattcatgttttcatatctggaagtaaaaatataactttattaatatttataatgttgATCTAATGTGACAGATGTGTAATGTTGGCTCTCTCACTGATTTATCCTccatatattttcattttcttccagtttttgtaatttttctcgTATTTTTGTCGCCTCAGAACCCTCCAGACTGGCAGGAGATCCTGACCTACTTCAGAGGTTCTGAGCTGCAGAACTACTTCACTAAAATCCTGGAGGACGACCTGAGGGCCATCGTCAAGCCGCAGTACGTCGACCAGATCCCAAAAACCGTCAAGGTCGGTGAAACCGGCAGCCGCTTCAGTCCAGGCTTCGGTTCGCTTCTCCACCTGCTGTAATGACTCGTTTCCGCCTGCAGGGGTCAGTAGGGGCCATCCTGAGCAGGAAAGACGACACAGACACTCAGGACATCATCTGTGACCAGCTAGGTAGAAACTTCATCCATTACTGGACCACTAGCCTGTTAGCCGCTAGCCTGTTAGCCACTACAGCTAGCGACGCGCTACTTCAAACTGTTCCAATGTGGGAGGAGTAAAAATGGTCGTAGCGTTTTTGTTTATTATCGgatttctgtaaaatatgaGAAGATGGCTGATGTTTTAACGCTTAAAACGTGTTTTCTCTCTGGATATAAATTGCTAAATAGTTTTTCTGTCAAGATGCAAGCAAGGATTATgaaaatttctcttttaatttggtcaataatttaataattgctgctgtaggagaaaaaaatactttattgatctccAATGGGAAATTTATTTGTTCACACAATCCAGTGTTAAATATCACTAAATATAATATAACCACAATCtatatacaattttttttaaaaatatgaaagtgtTGTaagatattaaatatgacttaaatattaaatgaaataaaataaaccatgtGAGCCACAGTTTGTTTCAAatggagcaaataaaaaaatgaacaaatgtgtaaattaaaaattaatacatttaacaaatcttgtaaattttttaatttggcaaattttaatttaaattaaatttttaatttaagaaattaaattaaatttttaaaattcaatacaaaaatagttttttaagtttaaaggataaaattaagaaatgtattttttaatttaacagatttgttaattttaacataaatttttttaatttaaagattaaaaaatttgttacatttttaaaattttacaaatttgatcaaatttaaCAAACTACGGTTCCTGTACTTTATGAATAATTTCATTCTAtatgattgtttttattcttgtgACTTTCTATGAACCAGGGTAATTAGTTCAGTctttaacatttattgatttgattattgattattgatttattagTGGCTGCAGACATGAAAATGACAATTACATCGAAACATTTCATCTCTTCTTCAGATTCTTTTCCTGATTGCATCTTTTTTTCGACCAACATTATTCATGTGACATTAATATCAATCAAAGGAAgaatatgattaaaaataaggctgaatgtttgatatttttattgattaaacGAGTAAAACTCTTTTCCCGGCAGATCTGACTCACCTGCGGGAGAGGAACGTGGAGGATCTGTCCGGAGGAGAGCTGCAGAGGTTCGCCTGCGCCGTGGTCTGCATCCAGAAGGCCGACATGTGAGTCCGACTTGGGTTTCTAACCGGACCTCAGAGCCGAGCCCGGATCCCGACggttctgttttctgttctcaGCTTCATGTTCGACGAGCCGTCCAGCTACCTGGACGTGAAGCAGCGGCTGAAGGCGGCCATCACTATCCGCTCGCTCATCACCCCCGACAGGTGAGCGGCGCCTGCAGGTTTATACGTAGTTCTCATGTGATGTCACGTCCGGGAACTTTGTAACTGActgccatcttggtaggcagttgctatgacaacaacaaGCAAGCCACAAGCTTAAAACTAGCTTAAACAGTTTAAGTACATTACAACTGTTATTTATTCTCAATATTTGAGTACTTTATCCACCTCTGTGTAATGCTAAGATAAAcatcagtgatatttactgtagtacttacTGCCGAACTAGctaaattagcttagctaatgtagctatTATCTGCTAGCTAAGACGGTCATGTAGCCTTCGTTTTATTACATGAACttactctgccagtcaccagaaccttgttATTCACACAGAGTGTTTGTACGTCCTTTACTAATCCATTTAAACACTGATTTCAGGCGAATCTCCACTCATGTTCATTAGCTAGTTAGCTAATAGCAGATTGATTGCATctgacatatttttcttctgcgTCTCATTTGGGTTGATCccaacagcagccattttatttctgtctttatctCACACATTGGTCAAGAGAGtccacatatatatatatatattttttgttgatcTTGAAGCCATCGGTCTGCTATGCTTTGTGCTGcgcttgcctaccaagatggcgcgGATCACTTctggttcagacttgtgggatttaagtttttttgtattCTGCTTTGGTTTAATAACTCTGTGCTTCAGGTACATCATCGTGGTGGAGCACGACCTGAGCGTGTTGGACTACCTGTCAGACTTCATCTGCTGCCTGTACGGCGTCCCCAGCGCCTACGGGGTCGTCACCATGCCCTTCAGCGTCCGGGAAGGTCAGACCGAAACGCCCCGTTAATGTCCGACTGTCTGGGTTCAGATATGAAGGCACAAGCAGAGAAACTAAAAATGATCAGCAgatttgttcatgtttactttgatttttgttcagACTATCTAAAACATTCCACACCAAAGCAATGCAAGAGGATGTATGGAAAGCCATTAATCTATTTTATTCATAATCTTTCTCTGATTTTGCTTTTGAATTTGAGGCCAAATGAATTGAAcaaatgctttattttataaaaacaaagatgccTGTTGGTCCTGGACCCTCTGAaagctgaactctgaccccacagacatattttaataaatctgtaGAGACACTTAATTAGGCTCTACGATCAGAATGGAAGAAGCTCTGGTGCCAATTTAGCGACTTTTCAAACCATTCTACTGACTGGACCTATTAACTTCAGAAATTTAATAGGTTACTTTAAgctggaatatatatatatatatataaaaaagaaaacattcttaaGTTCTTTAAATAGGAATCTGCTCTAACATGGAGGTTCTAGCTCTTGAAGCTCATtctctgtcttcttcttttaatCTTCCAGGTATCAACATCTTCCTGGACGGTTACGTTCCCACGGAGAATCTCAGGTTTCGGGAAACATCGTTGGTCTTCAAAGTGGCAGAAACGGCCAATGAGGAGGAAGTGAAGCGGCTCAGGCATTACCAGGCGAGTTTATACTTCAGTTTATGCTCATTTAGTTTTACACCGACTCTCCACTTTCATTTAGGACAGGCCATAAATAGATGTAATCAATTAACCCAATCTttggtttttgacattttaattcttGGAAAATCTCCTTGTCAGTGCGGctagggcggccatcttgttttacagcttatgtttatttaaactttgaattCATGTCGACTCTACGATGGAATATCAAGGCCAGGCTGCGAGAAATTTAGTTAGAATTACGAggataaagttgtaattttatgagaatcCAATctgaaaactaacaaaattaaaatgaggaatgttgagaaTGTATAATTTGGGATACATTTGACCAATATTTGATCTTTTAATACATCAGTATTGAATTAGCATCAGTAGCAGAACTTTATGCAAACAACTGAATCTATTTTTAAAGATCTACACAAAGTGAGcttatttctcattaaaataaaatgtttccagtaattttatgttgttctttcttTAATCTTGACATGTTGTGACCCTCAGAAATCCCAGATTGTTCCTAACATGAGGCTGTTTGTCGGTTTCAGTACCCAGACATGGCGAAGACGATGGGCGAGTTCATTCTGGACATCAAAGGAGGAGAGTTCACCGACTCTGAGATCATGGTGATGCTGGGAGAGAACGGTAAGCTGCTGGTTCGGTTCTGACGGGTCCTGACCGACCCACAGTCCAGTAACCTGATGCTGTCTGCAGGCACAGGGAAGACGACCTTCATCAGGATGTTGGCTGGAGGACTCAAACCTGACGGAGGAGGTGAGTTTTCCTCCTCATTACTGGTAAAAGATCTTTACTGTCTCATGTTTGACCTTCCTGGCGTCTTTCAGGGGAAGTTCCCATCCTGAACGTCAGCTACAAACCTCAGACCATCAGCCCCAAGTTTAAGGTGAAGCATTCAGcaactacaataaaaaataggaagagtttttttaaataggctaaatgtttcatgtttgtgGCTGCAGGGTAGCGTCAGAGCTCTGCTCCACGAGAAAATCAGAGACGCTTACACGCACCCGCAGTTCATCACCGACGTCATGAAGCCGCTGCAGATCGAGAGCATCATCGACCAGGACGTAAGAACTGCAGATTAAACGCCACACAGTAAACAAACTTAGTGAGGAACGTCACCATCACGCATAACGAATGGTGGTTGTTCATCTTTCTCTAGTCATTATGGAGAAATTCAGCTACAAAGAGGAGGAACGTTGGTTCAGGGCAAACAACTGCAATAAGAGAGAGGTGCCATTTTGAATCATTGTGatttaaatatagaaaactgGGCTGAATAGActaacatttgactttttttcaaaagtcaaaccAATCTAAAGTAGATTGCAAGGTAAAATGATCAACAAgtcatacaaaaacaaagtaaacatgCTAGCATTAGCCTGGGGCTAAAACATACAGGAGCAAGAATCTGTTTTGAGTCAAATAGCTGCTTGTGAATTCATTACTACTTCAGATCGCATCTTTTCAAAATAGTATAGATTTGTTTCAATATGATCAACaagtcatataaaaacaaagtaaacatgctagcattagcatggggctaaaacaaacaggaagaggaagctgtttgttttgagtcaaaTTGCTGGAAAAGTCTCACTGCTCTGGTCCTGAACGCCTAGAATAGACGTTACATCTTAAAATAACTCGTAGTAAAGAGTCTCCTATTGGGTtaaccttcctcctcctcctcttcctcgttcTCCAGGTGCAGAACCTGTCTGGTGGTGAGCTGCAGAGAGTCGCCCTCACGCTGTGTTTGGGCAAACCGGCCGACGTTTACCTGATCGACGAGCCGTCTGCGTACCTGGACTCTGAGCAGAGGTTGATGGCTGCCAGGGTCATCAAGAGGTGACGCACAAACACTCGGCCTCTTCTGGTTCACCTTTCCTTCAGAATCTGGGCTTTAAACGGCTTCAGCTtttagagatttattttattatgtggGAAAACAAGAAAGAATATTAAACCCATTTGAACTAAAATGggttaaaatgaaagttttcttCCACAACAGTTTGAGtttgttgaaatatttccagGCTTAGTTCCTGTTTCaccatctgaatgtttttggttttactgTTTAACTTCTAGCAAAATATTTACCACAAACTCAAAGTTAACTTTAGTGTTTAAACTTCAAATATGGAAGGAAAATTTGACTCTGGAAACTGATGAAACCTGTAGATTTACACCaataatctgaaacaaaatgtcattaataattattttattgtatccTGTTAAGTTtactaaagttattttattttatttgctgtatgGAATGCTCTCCCTGACacaatttgctgtttttctgtttagcaacatttttgtttcaccttcttagatttttgttttaatcttttatttattcactttttaaattattttttatccattgtaattgcttatttttaaatgttttttagaccTTTGAAATCTCAAGATGTAACGGCCATTATAAATAAATCCTACTATCATTGTAATAATAGTTTTAttagccattttattttaaatggctAGTTTTCTTTCACACCATATTTTGGACACTGTAGTTTATTAATcctttgttaaaatatgaatttatcaatttcaggggaaaaaatcttcaaaaccaTCAAATTGAGAAATGGATCAAACTAActcaatatttaaattaatcattaaaagtattttaaatattcattcagTTCTGCTGTAGTTGGGTTATTGCTGTATTTCTTTAGTCAATTCAAGTTGCGTAATGCTTCAGAATGGACAGACAATAGCAAAACTTTGCTACTGATGATAGAAATGTGTTGCTCTTATATTTGTCTTCCTGTTGGGGGCGCTGCTGTTTAacgtttttgctgttttttttctcccaggtACATCCTTCACGCCAAAAAGACGGCGTTTGTGGTGGAGCACGACTTCATCATGGCGACATATTTGGCCGACAGAGTCATCGTGTTCGACGGTATCCCCTCCAAGAAGACCGCGGCTAACACGTAAGCTCCGCCCCCAAACAGCGAACGTTTGGATCATGACCCCCCTAACCTAACCACCTTATACCATCTGATTTTAGATGGCCGTGAGTTCTGTGGAGGAAAATCGTATTGTCAGATAATATAGTATGACTTTATTACGagagaatataattttttattacagtCCTTTTGATTATAAggaaatatgtaatattttattaccACAGTTCTTATGGCGtcttaaactttcatttttttgcttGAAGAGCAAAACAGTTGAATCAGAAAATGAGCATCAGAAATATCATTATAATCAATTaacttttattgtcttttaactATAAACTCAGATGAAAAATTTCtgggtttcatttttttctgatctttttgAGGCTGCCATTTTGAAACGTGTTGTTTTTAAACCTGAATGATTCTCCTTCAGGCCCCAGAGTCTTCTGGCCGGGATGAACCGCTTCCTGTCGCTGCTGGAGATCACGTTCAGGAGAGACCCCAACAACTTCAGGCCGAGGATCAACAAGCTCAACTCCATCAAGGTGAGCGACGCCTCTATGCAGACGACACTCTGATGAATATGAAACGTcaccaaaaataatttccttccCTCCTCGTCTTTTCCAGGACACGGAGCAGAAGAAGAGCGGGAACTATTTCTTCCTGGATGACTAAAGCCGCCGTCCGGCGTGACTGACTGCCACCTCCCGGCTGCGGGCCGTCGCCCCGGCAACGCGTCGCCTCCACGTTTACAGCCGGGTCGCGTTTCACCCCCAAcgtgataaaaaaaacaaacataagaatcaacaaaaataaaacgcaTCAGCCTTTCTGTACAGAGCTGCGTTCAGTATCCAGCCATGTTGTGACGTGTCAGATGATGAAGAAGTCTGCGTGGCGTCGGCCCGACCGTGTGGGCGGAGCTAACCAGGCAGCGGCGTTGTGGAACATTCAGCAGCGTATTTTATCACTCATGCATTTACAAGTCATAATAAAAAGACGCTTCCGGACCTGGAAATGACTCCTCATCTTTTCTACTGATTATTATTCCATAGATTTATGGactataaaacaattttttcacaaaatcgTTCTTAGAaaagtctgatcagttctgcctatttcctttattttaggggatcttgtcactttaaatccagataagctgctgctggccactcccccaactcaacatttagcataaaaatggctgcaacaGATCCAGAATTATGCAACtatgcatctttgaaaagtattagtagagcctccttcACAACCAACCATAATGCAGCAAGTGTCttctggatggtaaatcaacaaaacactttgcttTTCCAGCAGGTAAAACCAGCTGTACtgtgctggggttgctaggt from Xiphophorus maculatus strain JP 163 A chromosome 14, X_maculatus-5.0-male, whole genome shotgun sequence includes:
- the abce1 gene encoding ATP-binding cassette sub-family E member 1; this encodes MADKNTRIAIVNHDKCKPKKCRQECKKSCPVVRMGKLCIEVTPQSKIVWISESLCIGCGICIKKCPFGALSIVNLPSNLEKETTHRYCANSFKLHRLPIPRPGEVLGLVGTNGIGKSTALKILAGKQKPNLGKFDNPPDWQEILTYFRGSELQNYFTKILEDDLRAIVKPQYVDQIPKTVKGSVGAILSRKDDTDTQDIICDQLDLTHLRERNVEDLSGGELQRFACAVVCIQKADIFMFDEPSSYLDVKQRLKAAITIRSLITPDRYIIVVEHDLSVLDYLSDFICCLYGVPSAYGVVTMPFSVREGINIFLDGYVPTENLRFRETSLVFKVAETANEEEVKRLRHYQYPDMAKTMGEFILDIKGGEFTDSEIMVMLGENGTGKTTFIRMLAGGLKPDGGGEVPILNVSYKPQTISPKFKGSVRALLHEKIRDAYTHPQFITDVMKPLQIESIIDQDVQNLSGGELQRVALTLCLGKPADVYLIDEPSAYLDSEQRLMAARVIKRYILHAKKTAFVVEHDFIMATYLADRVIVFDGIPSKKTAANTPQSLLAGMNRFLSLLEITFRRDPNNFRPRINKLNSIKDTEQKKSGNYFFLDD